A DNA window from Pyrus communis chromosome 3, drPyrComm1.1, whole genome shotgun sequence contains the following coding sequences:
- the LOC137729860 gene encoding kinesin-like protein KIN-14Q, whose amino-acid sequence MEEQHQCDSPLNISTSAANSHSDYTSLCSQLQSLTMVDPDSSSYNADSNEVGVDCSRENYESTEAISTPKIRDPDANDARSMMGFSLTSPDLVICAGSPDIPQTSYGDSSEFLESKFHQKMDSSIELSFENGINESQVRDMHKTPTVKFSMTLCQYFKEDLSPEDSFELLPPPATEKKLKEGSLPDMSNNAGCTDEFIGDDSPMEDCGSLKVTGETNEGDYHKLLISYEKQKKELQEMRSAMEELKKQNYSKSRECQEACNSLKELQNELMRKSMHVGSLAFAIEGQVKEKSGWFSSLRDLTRKLKIMEMDHIKLSEEARAYKKCLEDMNEMRFTIHSTLNQQVNLHNDLKTKFIEGAKERKELYNKVLELKGNIRVFCRCRPLNTDEVAAGASMAIDFESAKDGELTVKSNGVTRKTFKFDAVFGPQAEQADVFEDTAPFATSVLDGYNVCIFAYGQTGSGKTFTMEGTEDARGVNFRTLQELFRIIGEREKLHRYDVSVSVLEVYNEQIRDLLVSGNQPGAAAKRLEIRQVGEGIHHVPGLVEAHVNNMNEVWEVLQTGSNARAVGSTNANEHSSRSHCIHCVMVKGENLLNGECTRSKLWLVDLAGSERVAKTEVQGERLKETQNINRSLSALGDVVSSLATKSSHIPFRNSKLTHLLQDSLGGDSKTLMFVQISPNENDVSETLCSLNFASRVRGIELGPAKRQLDTSELLRYKQIFEKTKLEVKSKDVQIRKMEETVHGLELKVKERDLKNKNLQDKVKELEAQLLIERKLARQHVDTKIAEQHQQQMKHQQDEQSIAPTRPPFTNRPLASHKILSEIGSTLGKDQVNPLQPLMEKTNNKPSAPLFHVSDGFIKHLDATEKENNPEMAEQFLVPKKTGRASTCPAFQGIPVNTAPRRNSLIPLPSVPFRVQSPPPALPLAPIVCHADKKVDPDVTETDCLLEQTPCSSPKVIRNGGKKLNSILRRSVQKKIQIKSPMPPHMRKGVNVGMEKVRVSIGSRGRMGNRVLLGNARRAGTKESQKPNSHREKERGWNIIGTAARTATKS is encoded by the exons ATGGAGGAGCAGCACCAGTGCGACTCTCCTCTGAACATCTCCACTTCTGCCGCCAACTCTCACTCCGACT ACACTTCGCTTTGCTCGCAATTGCAGAGCTTGACAATGGTGGATCCGGATTCTTCCTCTTACAATGCTGATTCAAACGAAG TTGGTGTAGATTGCTCTCgggaaaattatgaaagcaCAGAAGCCATTAGTACACCAAAAATCAGGGACCCAGATGCAAATGATG CCCGGTCCATGATGGGGTTTTCGCTTACCTCTCCTGATTTAGTGATCTGTGCCGGGTCACCCGATATACCCCAAACCAGCTATGGAGATTCCTCCGAGTTCTTGGAAAGCAAGTTCCATCAGAAGATGGATTCTTCTATTGAGCTCTCTTTTGAGAATGGAATCAATGAGTCTCAAGTTAGAGATATGCATAAAACTCCAACTGTAAAGTTCTCCATGACATTGTGCCAATATTTTAAGGAAGATTTGTCTCCTGAAGATTCATTCGAGCTTCTTCCTCCTCCGGCGACTGAGAAAAAGTTGAAGGAAGGTTCCCTTCCTGATATGAGCAACAATGCAGGTTGCACTGATGAATTCATAGGCGACGATTCTCCAATGGAAGACTGCGGATCATTAAAA GTGACTGGTGAGACCAATGAAGGAGACTATCATAAGCTGCTAATAAGTTACGAGaaacagaaaaaggaattaCAAGAGATGAGGAGTGCAATGGAGGAGTTGAAAAAGCAAAACTATTCCAAGAGTAGAGAATGCCAAGAAGCTTGCAATTCATTGAAGGAACTCCAAAATGAACTCATGCGCAAGTCTATGCATGTTGGATCTTTGG CTTTCGCCATCGAGGGACAAGTGAAAGAGAAGAGCGGATGGTTTTCATCATTGAGAGATTTGACGAGAAAACTTAAG ATCATGGAGATGGACCACATCAAGCTATCAGAGGAGGCACGGGCATATAAGAAGTGCCTTGAAGATATGAATGAAATGAGGTTTACCATTCATTCCACTT TAAATCAGCAAGTAAATTTGCATAATGATCTGAAGACTAAGTTTATTGAAGGGGCCAAAGAACGGAAAGAGCTCTACAACAAGGTGTTAGAGTTGAAAG GAAACATACGGGTCTTTTGCCGGTGCAGGCCTCTAAACACTGATGAAGTTGCAGCAGGAGCTTCAATGGCTATTGATTTTGAATCTGCTAAAGATGGTGAGCTCACTGTCAAATCAAATGGGGTCACCAGAAAGACCTTCAAGTTTGATGCTGTATTTGGTCCTCAAGCAGAACAAG CTGATGTTTTTGAAGACACGGCTCCATTTGCAACATCAGTTTTAGATGGGTACAATGTGTGCATATTCGCATATGGGCAGACCGGAAGTGGAAAGACCTTTACAATGGAAGGGACAGAAGATGCTCGAGGTGTCAATTTTAGGACTCTTCAGGAATTGTTTCGTATAATTGGGGAGCGAGAAAAGTTACATCGATATGACGTATCAGTTAGCGTTTTAGAAGTCTACAACGAGCAGATACGAGATTTACTAGTTTCAGGGAATCAGCCAGGAGCAGCTGCCAAAAG GCTTGAAATAAGACAAGTTGGTGAAGGTATACATCATGTTCCAGGACTGGTTGAGGCACACGTAAACAACATGAACGAAGTCTGGGAAGTTCTGCAAACAGGCAGTAATGCAAGGGCTGTTGGCTCAACCAATGCCAATGAGCATAGTAGTCGGTCGCATTG CATACACTGCGTAATGGTGAAGGGGGAGAATTTGTTGAATGGGGAATGTACAAGAAGTAAGCTCTGGTTGGTGGATCTAGCAGGGAGCGAGCGTGTTGCGAAGACAGAAGTGCAAGGAGAACGACTCAAGGAAACTCAGAACATCAATAGATCTCTGTCTGCCCTTGGTGATGTCGTATCTTCACTTGCAACTAAAAGCTCACACATACCTTTCAG GAACTCTAAGCTCACCCACTTGCTTCAAGACTCTCTAG GAGGAGACTCGAAGACACTCATGTTTGTTCAGATAAGTCCTAATGAAAATGACGTGAGTGAGACCCTATGCTCACTGAACTTTGCAAGCAGAGTGAGAGGGATAGAGTTGGGTCCTGCAAAGAGGCAACTGGACACTTCTGAACTTTTGAGATACAAACAGATA TTTGAGAAAACAAAGCTAGAGGTCAAGAGCAAAGATGTACAGATCAGGAAGATGGAGGAAACAGTTCATGGATTAGAATTGAAGGTAAAAGAAAGAgacctgaaaaataaaaacctgcAAGACAAG GTAAAAGAATTGGAAGCACAACTCTTAATCGAGAGAAAGCTGGCACGACAGCACGTTGACACAAAGATAGCTGAGCAACACCAGCAGCAAATGAAACATCAACAGGATGAGCAATCTATTGCACCCACAAGGCCACCGTTTACAAACCGACCATTAGCAAGTCACAAGATCCTCAGTGAAATAGGCAGCACATTGGGAAAAGACCAAGTAAACCCTCTGCAACCATTGATGGAGAAGACCAACAACAAGCCCTCAGCGCCCCTTTTTCATGTATCGGATGGTTTTATCAAGCATCTTGATGCTACGGAGAAAGAAAACAACCCCGAAATGGCTGAACAATTTCTTGTTCCAAAGAAAACTGGAAGGGCCTCTACTTGTCCAGCATTTCAGGGGATTCCTGTAAACACAGCTCCAAGGCGCAACTCGCTAATCCCACTTCCAAGTGTACCATTTCGTGTCCAATCCCCACCACCTGCATTACCATTGGCACCTATAGTATGCCATGCTGATAAGAAAGTTGATCCAGATGTGACTGAGACTGACTGCTTGCTGGAACAGACACCTTGTAGTAGTCCTAAAGTCATCAGAAATGGCGGCAAAAAGCTAAACAGCATACTGAGACGAAGCGTCCAAAAGAAAATCCAGATAAAATCCCCAATGCCACCGCACATGAGAAAAGGCGTGAATGTAGGGATGGAGAAGGTTAGAGTCTCTATTGGAAGTCGAGGGAGGATGGGGAACAGGGTGTTACTAGGAAATGCTAGAAGAGCCGGAACTAAGGAAAGCCAGAAGCCTAACAGTCATAGGGAAAAGGAGAGGGGGTGGAATATTATTGGTACAGCAGCGAGAACTGCTACAAAAAGCTGA